A DNA window from Halogeometricum borinquense DSM 11551 contains the following coding sequences:
- a CDS encoding diaminobutyrate--2-oxoglutarate transaminase: MRENLSDQRLASSSNSPARYNQSNERLRRSQAERESSARTYPRSLPFAVKHAQGAEIVDADGETYIDCLAGAGTLALGHNHPEVTQEVERLLAEDRPLHTLDVTTPEKEAFVDALFDSLPDEFTDTAKVQFCSPAGTDAVEAALKLVKTSTGNRSVLGFQGGYHGMTSGALSLMGDTDAKEPVPGLMSNVHHLPYPDPYRHPFGLDADGHEPVSHFAERVLADPESGVTDPAGLIVELVQGEGGVNPAPDEWVREIRRITDEHDVPMIVDEIQTGMGRTGETWSFEHADIVPDVLTCSKAIGGGLPLAVVVYDEELDVWEPGAHAGTFRGHQLAMAAGRVTIRHVVENDLDEHAAEMGERLREPLADLERRFDAVGDVRGRGLMLGVEFVDTATETPDGEVPPPDGDLASAVKSECFDRGLIIETGGRDSAVARFLPPLTITRNQVDEIADRFREAVEAVVEGDSGVTS, translated from the coding sequence ATGCGGGAAAACCTGTCAGATCAACGACTCGCATCATCGTCCAACTCACCGGCGCGATACAACCAATCGAACGAACGACTCAGGCGAAGCCAGGCCGAGCGCGAGTCCAGCGCTCGAACGTACCCACGGTCGTTACCGTTCGCCGTCAAACATGCTCAGGGTGCCGAGATCGTAGACGCAGACGGCGAGACGTACATCGACTGTCTCGCCGGGGCTGGCACACTCGCCCTCGGGCACAACCACCCCGAAGTAACACAAGAGGTCGAACGGTTACTGGCCGAGGACCGACCGCTCCACACTCTCGACGTGACGACTCCCGAAAAGGAGGCGTTCGTAGACGCGTTATTCGACAGCCTTCCGGACGAGTTCACAGATACCGCGAAGGTGCAGTTTTGCTCGCCCGCGGGCACGGACGCCGTTGAGGCGGCACTCAAGCTTGTCAAGACATCGACTGGTAATCGGAGCGTCCTCGGATTCCAAGGCGGTTACCACGGGATGACAAGCGGCGCACTCAGTCTCATGGGTGACACGGACGCGAAAGAGCCGGTTCCCGGGTTGATGTCAAACGTCCACCACCTTCCGTATCCGGATCCGTACCGGCACCCGTTTGGACTCGACGCGGACGGGCACGAACCCGTGAGTCACTTCGCCGAGCGCGTACTCGCCGACCCCGAAAGTGGCGTCACCGACCCCGCCGGGCTGATCGTCGAACTAGTCCAAGGAGAGGGCGGCGTGAACCCCGCTCCTGACGAGTGGGTCCGAGAGATCCGGCGAATCACCGACGAACACGACGTCCCGATGATCGTCGACGAAATCCAGACCGGCATGGGTCGGACGGGCGAGACTTGGTCGTTCGAGCACGCCGACATCGTACCTGACGTACTTACCTGCTCGAAGGCAATCGGCGGCGGCCTCCCGCTCGCGGTTGTCGTCTACGACGAGGAACTCGACGTGTGGGAACCCGGTGCGCACGCTGGTACGTTCCGCGGTCATCAGCTTGCAATGGCGGCCGGTCGGGTCACGATTCGGCATGTTGTAGAGAATGACCTCGATGAACACGCTGCCGAGATGGGCGAGCGGCTCCGCGAACCGCTCGCGGACCTCGAACGCCGCTTCGACGCAGTCGGGGACGTGCGCGGCCGCGGGCTGATGCTCGGCGTCGAGTTCGTCGATACAGCGACCGAGACACCCGACGGAGAAGTACCCCCACCGGATGGCGATCTCGCGTCGGCGGTGAAGTCCGAGTGCTTCGACCGCGGCCTCATCATCGAGACCGGTGGCCGCGACTCCGCAGTTGCGCGGTTCCTCCCGCCGCTGACTATCACCCGGAATCAAGTTGACGAGATTGCCGACCGATTCCGGGAGGCCGTCGAGGCAGTCGTCGAAGGCGACTCCGGGGTGACATCATGA
- a CDS encoding IucA/IucC family protein yields the protein MTRRLWRDGTDESSALDHAALTDLEREALPAAYHYAEQYDLSTPPDEEYRRTLVPARRSVRERVLGGLARDAPAGIPDPVTVTAGGASIAATINEVPGARDVTFIDQLPDSDDAESLLVIPFPDAGASVVAPVLAHGAFDRFQFGSWAVICRQGRVEPLDTPEVVATLLEQQGAFSTVNDAERFRSEVGESVANLALAYLGRRVLWDTLDRTPRPTGQGSRPAADASAFFDRLVIGGHPIHPGAKLRRNMSPTESLSFAPEFTDSIQLRFVAVRNPHTLSVSADGISLTERLYSVFPGLAAAVDESLPAGHGREEYAVLPVHPWQFRHVVPDRYADACQAGRVVPISEYSRSATPLLSLRTVVPSSAETSLATPPHLKLAIGVQTTNAVRTLSPNVVADGPQLGRIVKQKCENESFERFGVRSEPAAACYYPPDGPHPDGDGYDAVRHLGALIRPHPATHPIVGDSEQAVTAASVLSCPPLGEQSVLAALLDTYADNEATMDRDETVKQFLSSYLDAVVPGPLTLLIKHGIGLEAHLQNTAVVFDNGQPTGALVSDFGDVRLLEPRLDVSFDPYPGSDVCTRDPEAAREKLWYALFQNHLGELVARLTATEPISETDCWSLVRRCCENVFDNLAADGSVPDDRVSADRDSLFAPKLGHKPLTAMRISGDGGEQPRTTVPNPLFEVED from the coding sequence ATGACGAGACGCCTCTGGCGCGACGGCACCGACGAGAGTTCCGCCCTTGACCACGCGGCGCTGACAGATCTCGAACGCGAAGCGCTGCCAGCGGCGTATCACTACGCCGAGCAGTACGACCTTTCGACCCCGCCGGACGAGGAGTACCGGCGTACGTTGGTTCCAGCCCGGCGGTCGGTCCGAGAGCGGGTGCTCGGTGGCTTGGCGCGAGACGCTCCGGCGGGTATCCCTGACCCGGTGACGGTCACCGCCGGGGGCGCTTCGATTGCGGCGACTATCAACGAGGTGCCGGGCGCACGCGATGTAACTTTTATAGACCAACTCCCAGACTCGGACGACGCCGAGTCTCTACTCGTGATTCCGTTTCCCGACGCAGGGGCCTCGGTCGTCGCGCCCGTTCTCGCACACGGGGCATTTGACCGCTTCCAGTTCGGCAGTTGGGCCGTGATCTGTCGGCAGGGACGTGTTGAGCCGCTTGATACTCCCGAAGTGGTTGCAACGCTCCTTGAACAGCAGGGGGCGTTTTCGACAGTCAATGACGCCGAACGCTTCCGTTCGGAGGTCGGTGAAAGCGTCGCCAACCTCGCGCTGGCGTATCTCGGCCGACGGGTCCTGTGGGATACTCTCGACCGAACGCCGCGACCGACGGGGCAGGGGTCACGCCCCGCCGCTGACGCGTCGGCTTTCTTTGATCGGTTAGTGATCGGTGGCCATCCGATTCATCCGGGTGCAAAGCTTCGGCGCAACATGTCACCGACTGAGTCGCTATCGTTTGCTCCTGAGTTTACCGACTCGATCCAACTCCGGTTCGTCGCTGTTCGTAACCCGCATACACTTTCGGTGTCAGCTGACGGAATCTCATTGACCGAACGGCTGTACTCTGTGTTTCCCGGTCTGGCTGCCGCGGTTGACGAGTCACTACCCGCCGGTCACGGACGCGAGGAGTACGCCGTTCTCCCCGTTCACCCCTGGCAGTTCAGACACGTGGTCCCGGACCGATATGCCGACGCCTGTCAAGCGGGACGCGTCGTTCCTATCTCGGAATATTCGCGGTCGGCGACGCCGCTGCTCTCGCTGCGGACGGTCGTCCCCAGTTCTGCTGAAACGTCGCTTGCGACGCCGCCCCATCTCAAACTCGCCATCGGCGTCCAGACGACGAACGCCGTTCGGACGCTGTCGCCAAACGTCGTCGCTGATGGCCCGCAACTCGGCCGAATCGTCAAACAAAAGTGCGAAAACGAGTCCTTCGAGCGCTTCGGAGTCCGCTCCGAACCGGCTGCCGCGTGTTATTATCCACCCGATGGTCCGCATCCCGATGGGGACGGGTACGACGCTGTCCGGCACTTGGGCGCGCTGATTCGTCCCCATCCCGCGACGCATCCGATTGTCGGAGACTCAGAGCAGGCGGTGACGGCTGCGAGCGTTCTCTCCTGTCCGCCGCTGGGGGAGCAATCAGTGCTCGCGGCGCTCTTAGACACCTACGCCGACAACGAAGCAACGATGGACCGGGATGAGACCGTCAAACAGTTCCTCTCGTCGTATCTCGACGCCGTCGTCCCGGGTCCGCTGACGCTCCTCATAAAGCACGGAATTGGGCTGGAGGCCCACCTCCAGAACACAGCCGTCGTGTTCGACAACGGTCAGCCCACGGGTGCACTCGTCAGTGACTTCGGTGATGTCCGACTGCTTGAACCGCGACTCGATGTCTCTTTTGACCCGTACCCAGGGTCTGACGTCTGTACGAGAGATCCCGAAGCGGCCCGAGAAAAGTTGTGGTATGCCTTGTTCCAGAACCATTTGGGAGAACTAGTCGCTCGTCTCACCGCCACGGAGCCCATCTCCGAAACTGATTGCTGGTCGCTGGTCAGACGGTGCTGTGAGAACGTGTTTGACAACTTAGCGGCCGACGGATCAGTCCCTGATGACCGCGTTTCGGCGGACCGCGATTCGCTGTTCGCACCGAAACTGGGACACAAGCCGCTGACTGCCATGCGTATCAGCGGCGATGGCGGTGAACAGCCGCGGACGACAGTTCCCAATCCGTTATTCGAGGTGGAGGACTGA
- a CDS encoding IucA/IucC family protein gives MENLDRLDSALSEDVWTTVNGNLLRKVLAEFMYEDVVTPAATTTVPAGDDEPGESWTRYHLTLTDGIEYRFEAQRRPLDSYRIREGSVHRRDDGTEWHSAGDPIQFFLDAREYIGVDPTTAAHLVREYNNTLVADAHIRARKNQCEAASILDFPYAEVEGEMEGHPWYTYNKGRIGFGYDDYLQYAPESKEPQRLSWVAVSRERGTFQSVEGLEHTALIADELGEYYEQFREQLLDRGLDPAAYLFLPVHDWQWNDSIVQLFAGDIATDAIVPLGKGPDEYLPQQSIRTFSNTTTPEKHHVKLPIRVLNTNVYRGILGEQAEAAPGVTAFIKSVRDNDTFLRDDCELLLPGEIASINYEHPLFSQFDDAPYQYHELLGCVWRESVLSLIDDDERPLTLAALLHEDFDGTPIATRLADRAGLELTAWIDEFLEVLLNPLLHYLYKYGLVFMPHGTNVVLIHDDGRPTRIAVKDFVDEVAITDRDFPELAAALPDELRDDDRYKHHILHQIPPESLCHRMVGTLFVGVFRYVADLLARHHDYPEERFWGQVRSAMDAYQSRFPEFEDRFSLFDLYQPRFKKYCLNRNRMVRHGYEDTSTRPDVATHGSVSNPLHNLNGK, from the coding sequence ATGGAGAATCTTGACCGACTTGACTCGGCACTCTCCGAAGATGTCTGGACGACTGTCAACGGTAACTTGCTTCGGAAGGTCCTCGCGGAGTTCATGTACGAAGACGTGGTGACGCCGGCGGCGACAACGACTGTACCGGCGGGCGACGACGAACCCGGCGAATCGTGGACGCGGTACCACCTTACGCTCACAGACGGTATCGAGTACCGGTTCGAGGCTCAACGGCGACCGCTCGATAGCTACCGAATTCGGGAGGGATCAGTCCATCGGCGCGACGATGGGACCGAATGGCACTCGGCGGGCGACCCGATCCAATTTTTCCTCGACGCACGCGAGTACATCGGCGTCGACCCGACGACCGCGGCCCACCTCGTTCGGGAGTACAACAATACACTCGTCGCTGACGCCCACATTCGCGCCCGAAAAAATCAGTGCGAAGCCGCCTCGATACTCGATTTTCCCTACGCAGAAGTCGAAGGCGAGATGGAGGGCCACCCATGGTACACGTACAATAAGGGTCGGATCGGGTTCGGTTACGACGATTACCTCCAGTACGCGCCCGAGTCGAAAGAGCCACAGCGTCTCTCGTGGGTTGCGGTGAGCCGTGAGCGCGGAACGTTCCAGTCCGTCGAGGGACTTGAGCACACTGCCCTGATCGCCGATGAACTGGGCGAGTACTACGAGCAGTTCCGGGAACAGCTACTCGACCGCGGCCTCGACCCGGCAGCGTACTTGTTCCTGCCCGTTCACGACTGGCAGTGGAACGACAGTATCGTGCAGTTGTTCGCTGGAGATATCGCCACTGACGCCATTGTCCCGCTGGGCAAGGGGCCTGACGAGTATCTCCCCCAGCAGTCAATCCGGACGTTCTCGAATACCACTACTCCCGAGAAGCACCACGTGAAACTCCCCATTCGGGTCCTCAACACCAACGTCTACCGTGGTATCCTAGGCGAGCAAGCCGAAGCCGCGCCGGGGGTGACTGCGTTCATCAAGTCGGTTCGTGACAACGATACCTTCCTCCGCGACGATTGTGAGTTACTCCTCCCCGGGGAGATTGCCAGCATTAACTACGAACACCCACTGTTCTCGCAGTTCGACGACGCTCCCTACCAGTACCACGAACTGCTCGGGTGCGTTTGGCGAGAGAGCGTGCTGTCACTGATCGACGACGACGAGCGCCCTCTCACTCTGGCTGCACTGCTGCACGAGGACTTCGACGGCACACCGATTGCCACGAGACTCGCAGACCGGGCGGGCCTCGAACTTACCGCTTGGATCGACGAGTTCCTCGAGGTGCTTCTCAATCCGCTACTTCACTATCTCTACAAGTACGGGCTCGTGTTCATGCCCCACGGGACAAACGTCGTCCTCATACACGATGACGGTCGTCCGACGCGGATCGCTGTCAAGGACTTCGTGGACGAAGTTGCGATTACAGACCGTGACTTCCCTGAACTGGCGGCCGCACTCCCGGACGAACTCCGAGACGATGACCGGTATAAGCATCATATCCTTCACCAGATTCCGCCAGAATCGCTGTGTCACCGGATGGTCGGAACGCTGTTTGTCGGTGTGTTTCGATACGTCGCCGACTTGCTAGCTCGCCACCACGACTACCCCGAGGAGCGGTTTTGGGGCCAAGTCCGTTCAGCCATGGATGCATACCAGTCTCGATTCCCTGAATTTGAAGACCGGTTCAGTCTGTTCGATCTGTACCAGCCCAGATTCAAAAAGTACTGTCTCAACCGTAATCGCATGGTAAGACACGGCTACGAGGACACCAGCACGCGTCCGGACGTGGCAACCCACGGAAGCGTCTCTAATCCACTCCACAATCTGAATGGGAAATGA
- the glnA2 gene encoding gamma-glutamylputrescine synthetase yields MTRTNAIDERCTDGKVDLVRLLFVTQSGAVRAHAVDSSKVESAVQTGVTISELVQTYNALGRRDKSGQFDAAGEVRLQPDPTTFQVLPYAERTGAMLCNIETLDGDPWPIDARSSLRALERDLADAGLSPNVAFESEFHLFKQGPNEEVQRVDERGAYATASTRETHETILAIVDALKAQDISVEKYYPEYAAGKHEIVTGHRSGLRAVDEYVLLRETVDSVARDHGYQSTFVPKPFDNSTNGCHIHVSLWDDGNAMYDPEQKELSQTGRQFIAGILEHAPGLCALTAPTVNSYARLRPQIGAAAFVCWGRENREALVRVPAPDSGDPEGSTRIEFRAADNTANPYVALLGLLAAGLDGVERDLEPPEPVTVDPGNLSEKERTDRGVNRLPRTLGQALDALESDATLRDALGADLCKAYLGVKRSHWEAFTRSANSWKRDRLRSIY; encoded by the coding sequence ATGACGCGTACCAACGCAATCGATGAGCGGTGTACCGATGGGAAGGTTGACCTCGTCCGACTGTTGTTCGTCACGCAAAGCGGAGCGGTCCGAGCGCACGCGGTCGATTCCTCGAAGGTCGAGTCAGCGGTCCAGACCGGGGTGACGATTTCGGAACTGGTTCAGACGTACAATGCGCTCGGGCGGCGAGACAAGAGCGGCCAGTTCGATGCCGCGGGAGAAGTTAGGCTCCAGCCCGATCCGACGACGTTCCAAGTGCTACCCTACGCCGAGCGAACCGGAGCGATGCTGTGCAACATCGAGACGCTCGACGGTGATCCGTGGCCCATCGACGCCCGTTCCTCGTTGCGAGCGCTCGAACGTGACCTTGCGGATGCCGGCCTCTCACCGAACGTCGCCTTCGAGAGCGAATTTCATCTGTTCAAACAGGGGCCGAACGAAGAGGTTCAACGCGTGGACGAACGCGGGGCCTACGCAACAGCGAGTACACGCGAAACCCACGAGACGATTCTCGCCATCGTTGACGCACTTAAGGCTCAAGACATCTCCGTCGAGAAATACTACCCGGAGTACGCCGCCGGGAAACACGAAATCGTCACCGGACACCGATCCGGACTCCGGGCGGTCGATGAGTACGTCCTTCTTCGGGAGACGGTTGACAGCGTCGCACGGGATCACGGGTACCAATCGACGTTCGTCCCGAAGCCGTTCGACAATTCGACGAACGGGTGCCACATCCACGTCTCTCTGTGGGACGACGGCAACGCCATGTACGACCCGGAGCAGAAGGAACTGAGTCAGACCGGCCGGCAGTTTATCGCGGGAATCCTTGAACACGCACCCGGTCTCTGCGCGCTCACCGCACCGACAGTCAACTCCTACGCTCGGTTGCGTCCCCAGATCGGTGCGGCCGCGTTCGTCTGCTGGGGGCGGGAGAACAGGGAGGCGCTCGTTCGCGTCCCGGCCCCAGATTCAGGGGACCCGGAGGGATCGACGCGGATCGAGTTCCGGGCGGCCGATAACACTGCGAACCCGTACGTGGCACTCCTTGGACTCCTTGCAGCCGGGTTAGACGGTGTCGAGCGCGACCTTGAACCACCGGAACCGGTCACCGTAGACCCCGGAAATCTCTCAGAGAAGGAACGGACTGACCGCGGTGTCAATCGACTCCCTCGCACGCTCGGACAGGCACTTGATGCGCTCGAATCAGATGCAACACTACGGGACGCGCTCGGGGCCGATCTATGCAAGGCATATCTAGGTGTCAAACGAAGTCACTGGGAGGCGTTCACCCGAAGTGCAAACTCCTGGAAGCGCGATCGACTCCGAAGCATCTACTGA
- a CDS encoding pyridoxal phosphate-dependent decarboxylase family protein: MSFQEAEGNESAPDGTATDAVDGQTLAERMFIGTPAGNDAYIAAIDRCRDAVLSAVGEADRPYSGSTYAEHRERLTQDTIPESGRKIDEVIEDLATDVLEESVYPSDEACSAHLQCPPMVPSLAAEVVLSALNQSMDSFDQAPAATVLEEQVIDDLTSLFGLGDGADGVFTSGGTQSNLQGLLLAREHYVAEVFDRSVRTSGLPPTAEKMRILTSEDAHFTVAQAAAQLGLGEDAVVTVPTGDAHQMDPDELADELARLKQANCHPFALVGTAGTTDFGSVDPLNDLADLADEHDLWFHVDAALGGALALSETHAGKLDGIERADSLTVDFHKLLYQPISCGVFLLSDGDKFELMGRNAAYLNPKSDQVSNLVSKSLQTTRRFDALKPYVAFRTLGREGMAALVDRTVTLADRAASLIRSDPGFELSCPPTINIVTFRYTPERDHPARSPDEWADRINRRARDRLLASGCGVVARTEVDGCVHLKLTLMNPRTTVADIRELLLTLKGYAAQAETKAISNHGIESDDRLDFAPVCGSADEESR, encoded by the coding sequence ATGAGCTTCCAAGAAGCCGAAGGAAACGAGAGCGCCCCCGACGGGACGGCAACTGACGCCGTTGACGGGCAGACGCTCGCTGAACGAATGTTCATCGGAACACCGGCCGGAAACGACGCCTACATAGCGGCGATAGACCGTTGTCGTGATGCGGTACTCTCGGCAGTCGGCGAGGCGGACAGGCCGTACTCGGGATCGACGTACGCGGAACATCGGGAGCGGCTCACTCAGGACACGATTCCTGAGTCGGGTCGGAAGATCGACGAAGTGATCGAAGATCTCGCCACAGACGTACTCGAAGAGTCGGTGTATCCGAGCGACGAAGCCTGTAGCGCGCATTTGCAGTGTCCGCCGATGGTGCCTTCACTAGCCGCCGAGGTGGTGTTGTCGGCACTGAACCAATCGATGGACTCGTTCGACCAAGCGCCCGCTGCGACGGTCCTCGAAGAGCAGGTGATCGATGACCTCACTTCGCTGTTCGGCCTTGGAGACGGCGCTGATGGCGTCTTCACGTCGGGAGGGACTCAGTCGAATCTCCAAGGGCTGCTACTCGCCCGCGAACACTATGTCGCCGAGGTATTCGACCGCTCAGTAAGAACGTCGGGTCTGCCGCCAACAGCAGAGAAAATGCGGATACTGACCTCCGAAGACGCACACTTTACCGTTGCGCAGGCGGCCGCCCAGCTTGGACTTGGTGAGGACGCCGTTGTGACGGTCCCTACAGGTGACGCCCACCAGATGGACCCCGACGAACTGGCCGACGAACTCGCCCGGCTGAAACAGGCAAACTGCCACCCATTCGCGCTCGTTGGGACGGCCGGAACAACCGACTTCGGAAGCGTAGACCCACTCAACGACCTCGCAGACCTCGCCGACGAACACGACCTCTGGTTCCACGTGGATGCGGCCCTGGGCGGAGCGCTCGCGCTGAGCGAGACTCACGCCGGAAAGCTCGATGGCATCGAGCGAGCGGACTCACTCACTGTCGATTTTCATAAGCTGCTGTACCAACCGATTTCCTGCGGCGTCTTTCTACTGTCCGACGGAGACAAGTTCGAGTTGATGGGGCGAAACGCCGCCTACCTCAACCCGAAAAGCGATCAGGTCTCGAATCTCGTCTCGAAATCGCTTCAGACGACACGTCGTTTCGACGCGCTGAAACCGTACGTCGCATTTCGGACACTCGGACGTGAGGGGATGGCGGCACTGGTCGATCGGACGGTCACTCTCGCGGATCGAGCCGCATCGCTCATTCGCTCAGATCCGGGTTTCGAACTGTCCTGTCCGCCGACGATCAACATCGTTACGTTCCGATACACGCCGGAACGCGACCACCCCGCGAGGTCGCCCGATGAGTGGGCTGATCGAATAAACCGTCGGGCCCGGGACCGACTGCTCGCGTCCGGATGCGGTGTCGTCGCCCGCACCGAAGTTGACGGGTGCGTCCACCTGAAGCTCACGCTGATGAATCCGCGCACCACGGTCGCAGACATCCGCGAACTCCTGCTCACGCTGAAGGGGTACGCCGCTCAGGCAGAGACCAAAGCGATATCCAACCATGGGATAGAATCCGACGACAGACTCGATTTCGCTCCAGTCTGCGGATCCGCTGACGAGGAGAGCCGATGA
- a CDS encoding ABC transporter ATP-binding protein — protein MSSDKPDPNERELGAHQELVTSPLFRLFREYGRPEAKWLTLGLLASLGAHGATLVTPLVLGTTIDAVFTSDPSPYRLPLVPVAWLPTKQTTQFWLSAALVAASLVTTASLTWVRGVAMNVFAYKVLYEIRTDAYERLQRLDMSFFDNTQTGEIMSVLDNDASNLERFLDNALSQSVRIFAIVVGISAALFHTNTQLAVVTLVAVPFLVGFTWWFMRLVEPRYARLRAEIGNLNTQIENGISGIELVKTANTAAHENERMDEVSHNLFEARVDVSKLTFLYRPGMKLLTGASLLATFVVGGVWVFSGPPPGFSGELSVGDFVVFILLVQQLTAPLAQLSNIVDWYENARASGKRICGLFDVPVRVRDASDPVALDSANGRIEYDDVNFEYDDGEQVLNGVDFTAQPGETIALVGPTGAGKSTVAKLLLRLYDADTGAVRVDGHDVRDIRLGDLRESIGYVSQGTVLFDGTVAENIRYGRFEVSDEAVREAARVAEAHAFIEELSSGYDTQVGERGVKLSGGQRQRIALARAVLQDPDIIVLDEATASVDTETEALIQRSLERVTADRTTVAIAHRLSTIKDADIILVLDDGQIVERGSHEELLAEDGLYANLWGVQAGEIESLPDDFFERASQPSLSND, from the coding sequence GTGAGTTCGGACAAACCGGATCCCAACGAGCGGGAACTCGGCGCTCATCAAGAGCTGGTGACGAGTCCGCTCTTCCGCCTGTTCCGAGAATACGGCCGGCCGGAGGCGAAATGGCTCACACTGGGACTGCTCGCCAGCCTCGGCGCTCACGGCGCAACGCTTGTAACCCCACTCGTACTCGGAACGACTATTGACGCTGTCTTCACCAGCGACCCGAGTCCCTATCGCCTGCCGCTGGTACCGGTGGCGTGGCTCCCCACGAAACAGACGACCCAGTTCTGGCTGTCGGCCGCACTCGTCGCGGCCTCGCTCGTGACGACGGCCTCACTGACGTGGGTCCGAGGCGTAGCGATGAACGTCTTCGCGTACAAAGTGTTGTACGAGATCCGAACGGACGCCTACGAGCGACTCCAGCGCTTGGACATGTCCTTTTTCGACAATACGCAGACCGGGGAGATCATGTCCGTTCTCGATAACGACGCATCCAACTTAGAGCGGTTTCTCGACAACGCTTTGAGCCAGAGCGTCCGTATTTTCGCCATCGTTGTCGGGATTTCAGCTGCACTCTTCCACACGAACACGCAACTTGCCGTGGTAACGCTCGTCGCCGTCCCGTTCCTCGTTGGTTTCACTTGGTGGTTTATGCGTCTCGTCGAGCCTCGATATGCCAGGTTGCGCGCTGAAATCGGGAACCTGAACACACAAATCGAGAACGGAATCAGCGGGATAGAGCTGGTCAAGACGGCGAACACGGCCGCACACGAGAACGAGCGAATGGACGAGGTCTCGCACAATCTGTTCGAGGCCAGAGTGGACGTCTCAAAATTGACCTTCCTCTATCGGCCGGGAATGAAGTTACTGACCGGCGCTTCCCTACTCGCGACGTTCGTTGTCGGCGGCGTCTGGGTGTTCTCCGGACCGCCTCCCGGGTTTTCCGGTGAACTCAGCGTCGGCGACTTCGTCGTGTTCATCTTGTTGGTCCAACAGCTCACTGCGCCTCTCGCACAGCTGTCGAACATCGTGGACTGGTACGAAAACGCGCGAGCCTCGGGCAAACGTATCTGTGGTCTGTTCGACGTTCCGGTCCGTGTCCGCGATGCTTCCGACCCCGTCGCGCTTGACTCTGCCAACGGCCGAATCGAGTACGATGACGTAAACTTCGAGTATGACGACGGCGAACAGGTCCTCAACGGCGTCGATTTTACCGCTCAGCCGGGGGAGACAATCGCGCTAGTTGGGCCGACCGGTGCTGGGAAGTCCACGGTCGCAAAGCTGCTCTTACGGCTCTACGATGCTGATACGGGTGCTGTCCGCGTTGACGGCCACGACGTGCGAGACATCCGCCTCGGAGACCTCCGTGAATCGATCGGCTACGTCAGTCAGGGGACGGTGCTGTTCGACGGAACAGTAGCGGAGAATATCCGGTACGGCCGATTCGAAGTAAGCGATGAGGCGGTCCGAGAAGCCGCGAGAGTCGCTGAGGCCCATGCGTTCATCGAAGAGCTTTCGTCCGGATACGATACCCAGGTCGGCGAGCGCGGTGTGAAACTCTCCGGTGGGCAGCGCCAGCGTATCGCGCTCGCTCGTGCGGTCCTTCAGGACCCAGATATCATCGTACTCGACGAGGCGACAGCAAGCGTTGACACTGAGACTGAGGCACTGATCCAGCGTTCGCTCGAACGAGTTACTGCTGATCGAACCACCGTCGCTATCGCCCACCGACTGTCGACAATAAAGGACGCCGATATCATCCTCGTCCTCGATGACGGACAGATCGTCGAACGCGGGAGTCACGAAGAACTGCTTGCTGAAGATGGCCTCTATGCGAACCTCTGGGGCGTCCAAGCAGGAGAAATCGAATCCCTTCCCGACGACTTCTTCGAACGGGCGTCACAGCCATCGTTGAGCAATGACTGA